In one window of Streptomyces showdoensis DNA:
- a CDS encoding ABC transporter ATP-binding protein, with the protein MADHDTEGRVPTVIADDVHIVYRVNGAGGGKGSATAALSRIIKRKKGDAERGVRKVHAVRGVSFTAYRGEAIGLIGTNGSGKSTLLRAIAGLLPTESGKVYTDGQPSLLGVNAALMSDLTGERNVILGGLAMGMSREEVKSRYQDIVDFSGINEKGDFISLPMRTYSSGMGARLRFAIAAAKQHDVLMIDEALATGDRKFQIRSEQRIRELRKEAGTVFLVSHSNKSIRDTCDRVLWLEKGELLMDGPTDEVIAAYERETGK; encoded by the coding sequence GTGGCTGACCACGACACCGAGGGCCGGGTGCCCACCGTCATCGCGGACGACGTCCACATCGTCTACCGCGTCAACGGCGCGGGCGGCGGCAAGGGCAGCGCCACCGCCGCCCTGAGCCGCATCATCAAGCGGAAGAAGGGCGACGCCGAGCGCGGCGTGCGCAAGGTGCACGCGGTGCGCGGCGTCTCCTTCACCGCGTACCGGGGCGAGGCCATCGGACTGATCGGCACCAACGGCTCCGGCAAGTCGACCCTGCTGCGCGCCATCGCGGGCCTGCTGCCCACCGAGAGCGGCAAGGTCTACACCGACGGCCAGCCCTCGCTGCTCGGCGTCAACGCGGCGCTGATGAGCGACCTGACCGGCGAGCGCAACGTGATCCTCGGCGGCCTCGCCATGGGCATGAGCCGCGAAGAGGTCAAGAGCCGTTATCAGGACATCGTCGACTTCTCCGGGATCAACGAGAAGGGCGACTTCATCTCGCTCCCGATGCGGACCTACTCGTCCGGCATGGGTGCCCGGCTCCGCTTCGCCATCGCCGCCGCCAAGCAGCACGACGTCCTCATGATCGACGAGGCCCTGGCGACCGGCGACCGCAAGTTCCAGATCCGCTCCGAGCAGCGGATCCGCGAGCTGCGCAAGGAGGCCGGCACCGTCTTCCTGGTCAGCCACAGCAACAAGTCGATCAGGGACACCTGCGACCGCGTGCTCTGGCTGGAGAAGGGCGAGCTGCTCATGGACGGCCCGACCGACGAGGTCATCGCCGCCTACGAGCGCGAGACCGGCAAGTAG
- a CDS encoding DUF5941 domain-containing protein translates to MSTAILTGPPVPGSSLDADLRALGFHVEVASGPHETSGLLAAVPAGQRVAVVDPRFVGHLHALRLALTDPRFPAAAAPGALTAQPEARPALARALAADPDGTPAGAAPDAPYGVVDNLPDTLAAALDADGVAVHRPALGTLVAAVPEDAEARHQARAGVAAVDEEAVRLRSAVKAHDGFFTTFFISPYSRYIARWCARRGLTPNQVTTASLLTALIAAGCAATGERGGYVAAGVLLLVSFVLDCTDGQLARYALKYSTMGAWLDATFDRAKEYAFYAGLALGAAGNGDDVWALALGAMVLMTCRHVVDFSFNEANAESTGAAAKTSLALSSRLDGVGWTVWARRMIILPIGERWAMIAVLTAVTTPRIVFWALIVGCAFGACYTTAGRVLRSLTRKTPRTDRAARALADLADSGPLAELQARLLRGRAGAVAPVVVAALGAVLMLAGALVLPFGDARLIAVAVVYAMAAGLTVSRPLKGALDWLVPPLFRAAEYGTVLVLAAKADSAQALPAAFGLVAAVAYHHYDTVYRIRGGTGAPPAWLVRTVGGHEGRTLVVAVLAALLANRGNDFTSALTALAVAVGLVVLVESIRFWVSSGAPAVHDEGETA, encoded by the coding sequence CTGTCGACCGCCATCCTCACCGGTCCGCCGGTACCCGGATCGTCGCTCGACGCCGATCTGCGGGCCCTCGGCTTCCACGTCGAGGTCGCCTCCGGTCCGCACGAGACGAGCGGCCTGCTGGCCGCCGTACCGGCCGGACAGCGCGTCGCCGTCGTGGACCCCCGCTTCGTCGGGCACCTGCACGCCCTGCGGCTCGCCCTCACCGACCCCCGCTTCCCGGCCGCCGCCGCCCCCGGCGCCCTCACCGCGCAGCCCGAGGCCCGCCCGGCCCTGGCCCGCGCGCTGGCGGCAGACCCGGACGGCACCCCGGCCGGGGCCGCGCCGGACGCCCCGTACGGCGTCGTGGACAACCTCCCCGACACCCTCGCCGCCGCGCTCGACGCCGACGGCGTCGCCGTGCACCGGCCGGCGCTCGGCACCCTCGTCGCCGCCGTCCCCGAGGACGCCGAGGCCCGCCACCAGGCGCGGGCCGGCGTCGCGGCCGTCGACGAGGAGGCGGTCCGGCTGCGCTCCGCCGTGAAGGCCCACGACGGCTTCTTCACCACCTTCTTCATCAGCCCGTACTCGCGCTACATCGCCCGCTGGTGCGCGCGCCGCGGCCTGACCCCCAACCAGGTCACCACCGCCTCGCTGCTCACCGCGCTGATCGCGGCCGGCTGCGCCGCCACCGGCGAGCGCGGCGGCTACGTCGCGGCCGGCGTGCTGCTCCTCGTCTCCTTCGTGCTCGACTGCACCGACGGGCAGCTCGCCCGCTACGCGCTCAAGTACTCGACGATGGGCGCCTGGCTCGACGCCACCTTCGACCGCGCCAAGGAGTACGCCTTCTACGCCGGCCTCGCCCTCGGCGCGGCCGGGAACGGCGACGACGTCTGGGCCCTCGCGCTCGGCGCGATGGTCCTCATGACCTGCCGGCACGTCGTGGACTTCTCCTTCAACGAGGCGAACGCCGAGAGCACGGGCGCCGCGGCCAAGACCAGCCTGGCCCTCTCCAGCAGGCTGGACGGCGTCGGCTGGACCGTCTGGGCCCGGCGCATGATCATCCTGCCGATCGGCGAGCGCTGGGCGATGATCGCCGTCCTCACCGCCGTCACCACCCCCCGGATCGTCTTCTGGGCCCTGATCGTCGGCTGCGCCTTCGGCGCCTGCTACACCACCGCCGGCCGCGTGCTGCGCTCGCTGACCCGCAAGACCCCCCGCACCGACCGCGCCGCCCGGGCCCTGGCCGACCTCGCGGACTCCGGCCCGCTCGCCGAGCTCCAGGCCCGGCTGCTCCGCGGCCGGGCCGGCGCGGTCGCCCCGGTCGTCGTGGCCGCCCTCGGCGCCGTCCTGATGCTCGCGGGCGCGCTCGTCCTGCCGTTCGGCGACGCCCGGCTGATCGCCGTCGCGGTGGTCTACGCGATGGCGGCGGGCCTCACCGTCTCCCGCCCCCTCAAGGGCGCCCTCGACTGGCTGGTCCCGCCCCTCTTCCGGGCGGCCGAGTACGGCACCGTCCTCGTCCTCGCCGCCAAGGCCGACTCCGCCCAGGCCCTCCCCGCCGCATTCGGGCTGGTCGCGGCGGTCGCCTACCATCACTACGACACGGTGTACCGCATCCGCGGCGGCACCGGCGCGCCGCCCGCGTGGCTGGTGCGCACCGTCGGCGGCCACGAGGGACGCACGCTCGTGGTGGCCGTACTCGCCGCCCTGCTGGCGAACCGCGGCAACGACTTCACCTCGGCGCTCACCGCTCTCGCGGTCGCCGTCGGCCTCGTGGTCCTCGTGGAGTCCATCCGCTTCTGGGTCTCCTCCGGAGCACCCGCCGTACACGACGAAGGAGAGACAGCATGA
- a CDS encoding CDP-alcohol phosphatidyltransferase family protein has translation MQKPSVAELRPVVHPPGVKDRRSGEHWGGRLYMREISLRITRQLANTRVTPNQLTYLMTLAGVLAAPALLIPGIPGALLGVLMVQLYLLLDCVDGELARWKKQYSLAGVYLDRVGAYLCDAAVLVGFGLRAADLWGSGRIDWLWAFLGTLAALGAILIKAETDLVGLARHQGGLPPVKESASEPRSSGMALARRAAGALKFHRLILGIEASLLILVLAVADQVRGDLFFSRLGVAVLAGIALLQTVLHLVSILASSRLK, from the coding sequence ATGCAAAAGCCATCGGTAGCTGAGCTCCGCCCGGTCGTCCACCCCCCGGGTGTGAAGGACCGGCGGAGCGGCGAACACTGGGGCGGCCGCCTCTACATGCGGGAGATCTCGCTGCGGATCACCCGCCAGCTGGCGAACACCCGCGTCACGCCGAACCAGCTGACGTACCTGATGACCCTGGCCGGTGTGCTCGCCGCCCCCGCCCTGCTGATCCCCGGGATCCCCGGGGCGCTGCTCGGCGTGCTCATGGTCCAGCTCTACCTGCTCCTCGACTGCGTCGACGGCGAGCTGGCCCGCTGGAAGAAGCAGTACTCGCTGGCCGGCGTCTACCTGGACCGGGTCGGCGCCTACCTGTGCGACGCGGCCGTCCTGGTCGGCTTCGGCCTGCGCGCCGCCGACCTGTGGGGCAGCGGCCGGATCGACTGGCTGTGGGCCTTCCTCGGCACGCTCGCCGCGCTCGGCGCCATCCTGATCAAGGCCGAGACCGACCTGGTCGGCCTCGCCCGGCACCAGGGCGGACTGCCGCCGGTCAAGGAGTCGGCGTCCGAGCCGCGCTCCTCCGGCATGGCGCTGGCCCGCCGGGCGGCCGGAGCGCTCAAGTTCCACCGGCTGATCCTCGGGATCGAGGCCTCCCTGCTGATCCTGGTGCTCGCGGTCGCCGACCAGGTCCGGGGCGACCTGTTCTTCTCGCGGCTCGGCGTCGCCGTGCTCGCCGGCATCGCGCTCCTGCAGACCGTGCTGCACCTGGTGTCGATCCTGGCCTCCAGCAGGCTGAAGTGA
- a CDS encoding glycosyltransferase family 2 protein: MKLGAVVITMGNRPDDLRALLDSVAGQDGPPVEVVVVGQGVEITDVPEGVRTVCLPENVGIPAGRNVGIEAFGPGGTDVDALLFLDDDGLLANADTAELVRQAFTADPKLGIISFRIADPETGLTQRRHVPRLRASDPMRSSRVTTFLGGANAVRTKVFAEVGGLPDAFFYAHEETDLAWRALDADWMIDYRSDMVLLHPTTPPSRHATYHFNVARNRVWLARRNLPAPLVPAYLGVWLLLTLARRPSVSALKAWFGGFREGWTAPCGPRNPMRWRTVWRLTRLGRPPVV; encoded by the coding sequence ATGAAGCTGGGCGCCGTCGTCATCACGATGGGCAACCGGCCCGACGACCTGCGGGCCCTGCTCGACTCGGTCGCCGGGCAGGACGGCCCGCCGGTCGAGGTCGTGGTCGTCGGCCAGGGCGTCGAGATCACCGACGTACCCGAGGGCGTCCGCACGGTCTGCCTGCCGGAGAACGTCGGCATCCCGGCCGGCCGCAACGTCGGCATCGAGGCCTTCGGCCCCGGCGGCACCGACGTCGACGCGCTGCTCTTCCTCGACGACGACGGCCTGCTCGCCAACGCCGACACCGCGGAACTGGTCCGCCAGGCCTTCACGGCCGATCCGAAGCTGGGCATCATCAGCTTCCGGATCGCCGACCCGGAGACCGGGCTCACCCAGCGCCGGCACGTGCCGCGGCTGCGCGCCTCGGACCCGATGCGCTCCTCGCGGGTGACCACCTTCCTCGGTGGCGCCAACGCCGTGCGCACCAAGGTCTTCGCCGAGGTGGGCGGTCTTCCGGACGCGTTCTTCTACGCGCACGAGGAGACCGATCTGGCCTGGCGGGCGCTCGACGCCGACTGGATGATCGACTACCGTTCCGACATGGTGCTGCTGCACCCCACCACCCCGCCGTCCCGGCACGCGACGTACCACTTCAACGTGGCCCGCAACCGCGTGTGGCTGGCACGTCGCAATCTGCCCGCACCCCTGGTGCCGGCCTATCTCGGCGTCTGGCTGCTCCTCACCCTGGCACGGCGACCCTCCGTATCCGCGCTCAAGGCCTGGTTCGGCGGTTTCCGGGAGGGCTGGACCGCCCCCTGCGGGCCCCGGAACCCCATGAGGTGGCGTACGGTGTGGCGGCTGACCCGACTGGGTCGCCCGCCCGTGGTCTGA
- a CDS encoding bifunctional class I SAM-dependent methyltransferase/N-acetyltransferase, with product MSDNDITTTALHDAFFALHHGLPRQGPGSDTTTRRLLSLAGPLPERPRVLDLGCGPGRSALLLAAEAGAEVTAVDLHEPFLAELRRTAAARGLDERIHTLRADMGALEELPDGSFDLVWAESSAWVIGFDRALAEWRRLLAPGGTLVLTECVWTTEEPGETARGFWEEHYRLRTVAGNAAAAVEAGFHVLGTVLQPEEDWDEYYAPLAAHADAADLSVPGMAEAVSGARAEIALRREHGAEYGYAGFALRPADPRWRTREETAADVPLVREINAAAFATPDEAGLVDALRGDRAAWLPGLSYVAEAPDGTVAAYALITRCHVDGAPAAALAPVAVAPAYQRTGAGQAVVRAVLDAARLRGERLVLVLGHPEYYPRFGFARASEYGIRPTFEVPDEAMMALDLDGSGAVTRGTISYPAAFGV from the coding sequence TTGTCCGACAACGACATCACCACCACCGCGCTCCACGACGCCTTCTTCGCCCTGCACCACGGTCTGCCGCGGCAGGGCCCGGGCTCCGACACCACCACCCGCCGCCTGCTGTCGCTGGCCGGCCCGCTTCCCGAGCGCCCGCGCGTGCTCGACCTGGGCTGCGGCCCGGGCCGCTCCGCGCTGCTGCTCGCCGCGGAGGCGGGCGCCGAGGTGACCGCCGTCGACCTGCACGAGCCGTTCCTGGCCGAGCTGCGCCGCACGGCCGCCGCCCGCGGTCTCGACGAGCGGATCCACACCCTGCGCGCCGACATGGGCGCGCTGGAGGAGCTGCCCGACGGCTCCTTCGACCTCGTCTGGGCCGAGAGCTCGGCCTGGGTGATCGGCTTCGACCGGGCGCTCGCCGAGTGGCGCCGGCTCCTGGCCCCCGGCGGCACCCTGGTGCTCACCGAGTGCGTCTGGACCACCGAGGAGCCGGGCGAGACCGCCCGCGGCTTCTGGGAGGAGCACTACCGGCTCCGCACCGTCGCCGGGAACGCCGCCGCCGCCGTCGAGGCCGGCTTCCACGTCCTGGGCACCGTCCTCCAGCCGGAGGAGGACTGGGACGAGTACTACGCTCCGCTCGCCGCGCACGCGGACGCGGCGGACCTCTCGGTGCCCGGCATGGCCGAGGCCGTGTCCGGGGCCCGCGCCGAGATCGCACTGCGCCGCGAGCACGGCGCGGAGTACGGCTACGCCGGCTTCGCGCTGCGGCCCGCGGACCCGAGGTGGCGGACCCGCGAGGAGACCGCGGCCGACGTCCCCCTCGTACGGGAGATCAACGCGGCGGCCTTCGCCACGCCGGACGAGGCCGGTCTCGTCGACGCACTGCGCGGGGACCGGGCGGCCTGGCTGCCCGGGCTCAGCTATGTCGCGGAGGCGCCGGACGGCACGGTCGCCGCGTACGCCCTGATCACCCGCTGCCACGTGGACGGCGCCCCGGCGGCCGCCCTGGCGCCGGTCGCGGTGGCTCCCGCGTACCAGCGCACGGGCGCCGGGCAGGCCGTCGTGCGCGCGGTGCTCGACGCGGCGCGGCTGCGCGGCGAGCGGCTCGTGCTGGTGCTGGGCCATCCGGAGTACTACCCGCGGTTCGGGTTCGCACGTGCGTCCGAGTATGGAATCCGGCCGACCTTCGAGGTTCCGGACGAGGCGATGATGGCTCTGGATCTCGACGGTTCCGGAGCCGTGACCAGGGGCACGATCTCCTATCCGGCGGCTTTCGGGGTCTGA
- a CDS encoding iron-containing alcohol dehydrogenase family protein, which translates to MPVLTRLIPSPVVVDIRGGALDDLSALLADQRISSNGRIAVAISGGSGLKLRDRFAPELPDADWYPVAGGTIDEAVKLADAMRGKRYDAVVALGGGKIIDVTKYAAARVGLPLVAIATNLSHDGICSPISTLDNDNGRGSYGVPTPIALVIDLDVIRDAPARFVRSGIGDAISNLSAIADWELSHRETGEKVDGLAAAMARSAGEAVLRHPGGVGDDDFLVTLSEGLVMSGIAMSISGDSRPSSGACHEISHAFDLLYPARAASHGEQCGLGAAFAMHLRGAAEESAQMVATLRRHGLPVLPEEMGFSVDEFVRAVEFAPQTRPGRFTILEHLDLSTDQIRDAYADYAKAIGS; encoded by the coding sequence GTGCCAGTACTGACCCGGCTCATCCCGTCGCCGGTCGTCGTCGACATCCGCGGTGGAGCGCTGGACGACCTGTCCGCGCTCCTCGCGGACCAGCGGATCTCCAGCAACGGCCGGATCGCCGTCGCCATCAGCGGCGGCTCCGGCCTGAAGCTCCGTGACCGCTTCGCCCCCGAGCTCCCGGACGCCGACTGGTACCCGGTCGCCGGCGGCACCATCGACGAGGCCGTCAAGCTCGCCGACGCCATGCGCGGCAAGCGGTACGACGCGGTCGTGGCCCTCGGTGGCGGCAAGATCATCGACGTGACGAAGTACGCGGCGGCCCGGGTGGGCCTGCCGCTCGTCGCGATCGCCACCAACCTGTCGCACGACGGGATCTGCTCGCCGATCTCCACCCTGGACAACGACAACGGCCGGGGCTCCTACGGCGTGCCGACCCCGATCGCGCTGGTCATCGACCTCGACGTGATCCGGGACGCCCCGGCGCGCTTCGTGCGCTCCGGCATCGGCGACGCGATCTCCAACCTCTCCGCCATCGCCGACTGGGAGCTCTCCCACCGCGAGACCGGCGAGAAGGTCGACGGCCTGGCCGCCGCCATGGCCCGCAGCGCCGGCGAGGCCGTGCTCCGGCACCCCGGCGGCGTCGGCGACGACGACTTCCTGGTCACCCTCTCCGAGGGCCTGGTGATGTCCGGCATCGCCATGTCGATCAGCGGTGACAGCCGCCCCTCCTCGGGCGCCTGCCACGAGATCAGCCACGCCTTCGACCTGCTCTACCCGGCCCGGGCGGCCAGCCACGGCGAGCAGTGCGGCCTCGGCGCCGCCTTCGCCATGCACCTGCGCGGCGCCGCCGAGGAGTCCGCGCAGATGGTCGCCACGCTGCGGCGGCACGGCCTGCCCGTGCTCCCGGAGGAGATGGGCTTCAGCGTGGACGAGTTCGTCCGCGCGGTGGAGTTCGCCCCGCAGACCCGGCCCGGCCGGTTCACCATCCTCGAGCACCTCGACCTGTCCACAGACCAGATCAGGGACGCGTACGCCGACTATGCAAAAGCCATCGGTAGCTGA
- a CDS encoding ABC transporter permease: protein MSDTSQDGGVVTSTRPSADDGLSAAELAAKHGLSVSGARPGLAEYVRQLWGRRHFILAFSQAKLTAQYSQAKLGQVWQVVTPLLNAMVYFLIFGLILEADRGMSRSVYIPFLVTGVFVFTFTQSSVMAGVRAISGNLGLVRALHFPRASLPISFCLQQLQQLLFSMVVLVVIAVAFGSYPSASWLLLVPALVLQFVFNAGLAMIVARMGAKTPDLAQLMPFIMRTWMYASGVMFSIPVMLEDKPAWLSDLLQYNPAALHMDLVRFALIDGYGGSNLPPHVWFVTLAWSVVIGVGGFVYFWKAEERYGRG, encoded by the coding sequence GTGAGTGACACATCCCAGGACGGTGGGGTCGTGACGAGCACCCGGCCGTCCGCAGACGACGGCCTGAGCGCGGCCGAGCTGGCCGCCAAGCACGGCCTCTCGGTCAGCGGCGCCCGGCCGGGGCTCGCGGAGTACGTCCGCCAGCTGTGGGGCCGCCGGCACTTCATCCTGGCCTTCTCCCAGGCGAAGCTCACCGCGCAGTACAGCCAGGCGAAGCTGGGCCAGGTGTGGCAGGTGGTCACCCCCCTGCTCAACGCGATGGTCTACTTCCTGATCTTCGGCCTGATCCTCGAAGCGGACCGGGGCATGTCACGGTCCGTGTACATCCCGTTCCTGGTGACGGGCGTGTTCGTGTTCACCTTCACCCAGAGCTCCGTGATGGCCGGCGTCCGCGCGATCTCCGGCAACCTCGGCCTGGTGCGGGCGCTGCACTTCCCCCGGGCCTCGCTGCCGATCTCCTTCTGTCTCCAGCAGCTCCAGCAGCTGCTGTTCTCGATGGTCGTGCTGGTCGTCATCGCGGTCGCCTTCGGCAGCTACCCGTCGGCGTCCTGGCTGCTGCTCGTCCCGGCCCTGGTGCTCCAGTTCGTCTTCAACGCCGGCCTCGCCATGATCGTGGCGCGGATGGGCGCCAAGACCCCGGACCTGGCGCAGCTGATGCCGTTCATCATGCGCACCTGGATGTACGCCTCCGGCGTCATGTTCTCCATCCCGGTGATGCTGGAGGACAAGCCGGCCTGGCTGTCCGACCTGCTCCAGTACAACCCGGCCGCCCTCCACATGGACCTGGTCCGGTTCGCGCTCATCGACGGCTACGGTGGGTCCAACCTTCCGCCGCACGTCTGGTTCGTGACCCTCGCCTGGTCCGTCGTGATCGGCGTGGGGGGCTTCGTCTACTTCTGGAAGGCCGAGGAGAGGTACGGCCGTGGCTGA
- a CDS encoding cation diffusion facilitator family transporter → MGAGHDHGHSHGGPPPTGTAAAAYKSRLRIALGITLSVMVVEIIGGVLSDSLALIADAAHMATDALGLGMALLAIHFANRPPSVNRTYGYARAEILAALANCLLLLGVGGYVLYEAIQRFMEPAETKGGLTIVFALIGLVANIVSLSLLMRGQKESLNVRGAYLEVLADALGSVTVLVAAGIILATGWSYADPIASIVIGLMIVPRTVKLLRETLDVLLEAAPKGVDMAEVRAHVLALPGVEDVHDLHAWTITSGMPVLSAHVVVSQDTLDAIGHEKMLHDLQGCLGSHFDVEHCTFQLEPAGHAEHEAKLCL, encoded by the coding sequence ATGGGGGCTGGACACGACCACGGACACAGCCACGGCGGACCGCCGCCCACGGGCACCGCGGCCGCGGCCTACAAGAGCCGGCTGCGCATCGCACTCGGCATCACGCTCTCCGTGATGGTCGTCGAGATCATCGGTGGCGTGCTGTCCGACTCGCTCGCGCTGATCGCCGACGCGGCCCACATGGCCACCGACGCCCTCGGCCTCGGGATGGCGCTGCTCGCGATCCACTTCGCCAACCGGCCGCCGTCGGTCAACCGCACCTACGGCTACGCCCGGGCCGAGATCCTCGCCGCGCTCGCGAACTGTCTCCTCCTGCTCGGCGTCGGCGGCTACGTGCTGTACGAGGCGATCCAGCGCTTCATGGAGCCGGCCGAGACCAAGGGCGGACTGACCATCGTCTTCGCCCTGATCGGCCTGGTCGCCAACATCGTCTCGCTGTCGCTGCTGATGCGCGGCCAGAAGGAGAGCCTCAACGTCCGCGGCGCCTACCTGGAGGTGCTGGCCGACGCCCTGGGCTCGGTGACGGTACTGGTCGCGGCGGGCATCATCCTGGCCACCGGCTGGTCGTACGCGGACCCGATCGCCTCGATCGTGATCGGCCTGATGATCGTGCCGCGCACGGTGAAGCTGCTGCGGGAAACCCTGGACGTGCTCCTGGAGGCGGCCCCCAAGGGCGTGGACATGGCCGAGGTGCGCGCGCACGTCCTGGCCCTGCCGGGCGTCGAGGACGTGCACGACCTGCACGCCTGGACGATCACCTCGGGCATGCCGGTGCTGTCGGCGCACGTGGTCGTGAGCCAGGACACGCTGGACGCCATCGGCCACGAGAAGATGCTGCACGACCTCCAGGGCTGCCTGGGCTCGCACTTCGACGTCGAGCACTGCACCTTCCAGCTGGAGCCGGCCGGCCACGCCGAGCACGAGGCCAAGCTGTGCCTGTGA
- the idi gene encoding isopentenyl-diphosphate Delta-isomerase, protein MPITPATVDHSASNGVQPTAADASIMLELVDEDGVTIGTAEKLAAHQAPGQLHRAFSVFLFDEAGRLLLQRRALGKYHSPGVWSNTCCGHPYPGEAPFAAAARRTFEELGVSPSLMAEAGTVRYNHPDPASGLVEQEFNHLFVGLVQSGPRPDPEEVGETAFVTAAELAERHASAPFSAWFMTVLDAARPAIRELTGPAGGW, encoded by the coding sequence ATGCCGATCACACCAGCCACCGTGGACCACAGCGCGTCGAACGGCGTGCAGCCGACCGCGGCCGACGCGTCGATCATGCTCGAACTGGTCGACGAGGACGGCGTCACGATCGGCACGGCGGAGAAGCTGGCCGCCCACCAGGCGCCGGGGCAGCTGCACCGCGCCTTCTCCGTCTTCCTCTTCGACGAGGCGGGCCGGCTGCTGCTGCAGCGCCGGGCGCTGGGCAAGTACCACTCCCCCGGCGTCTGGTCCAACACCTGCTGCGGCCACCCGTACCCGGGCGAGGCGCCGTTCGCGGCGGCCGCCCGGCGCACCTTCGAGGAGCTGGGCGTCTCGCCCTCGCTGATGGCGGAGGCGGGCACGGTCCGCTACAACCACCCGGACCCGGCCTCGGGCCTGGTGGAGCAGGAGTTCAACCACCTCTTCGTCGGCCTGGTGCAGTCCGGGCCGCGGCCGGATCCGGAGGAGGTCGGCGAGACCGCCTTCGTGACCGCGGCCGAGCTGGCCGAGCGCCACGCGTCCGCGCCGTTCTCCGCCTGGTTCATGACGGTGCTCGACGCGGCGCGTCCGGCGATCAGGGAGCTGACGGGTCCGGCCGGGGGCTGGTGA
- a CDS encoding TetR/AcrR family transcriptional regulator, which yields MPAISGGKTYHHGDLRNALICAAVDLATEGGPERVVLREAARRVGVSPTAAYRHFDGRGELLAAVRDHARRALADSMERAAVRAPGADDPALAAESRLAALCRGYVAFAVDQPGLYRSAFSTPRTASAAGSGDSGPEAEGGCVEVRAFTLLADALDALAATARPPRVPRPAAEAAAWSAVHGLSLLLLDGPLRRLPAQRRADVVESTLAMVVSGTRAP from the coding sequence ATGCCAGCGATCTCGGGAGGCAAGACCTACCACCACGGCGACCTGCGCAACGCCCTCATCTGCGCGGCCGTCGACCTCGCCACCGAAGGAGGCCCCGAGCGGGTCGTGCTGCGCGAGGCGGCCCGGCGGGTCGGCGTCTCGCCCACCGCGGCCTACCGGCACTTCGACGGCCGCGGCGAGCTCCTCGCGGCGGTCCGGGACCACGCCCGCCGCGCCCTCGCCGACTCCATGGAACGGGCCGCCGTCCGGGCCCCCGGGGCCGACGACCCGGCGCTCGCCGCCGAGTCCCGGCTCGCCGCCCTCTGCCGCGGCTACGTGGCCTTCGCCGTCGACCAGCCCGGCCTCTACCGGTCGGCCTTCAGCACCCCCCGTACGGCCTCCGCGGCCGGCTCGGGCGACAGCGGTCCCGAGGCCGAGGGCGGCTGCGTCGAGGTGCGCGCCTTCACCCTGCTCGCCGACGCCCTCGACGCCCTCGCGGCGACCGCCCGGCCGCCGCGGGTGCCCCGCCCGGCCGCCGAGGCCGCCGCGTGGTCGGCCGTGCACGGACTGTCACTCCTGCTGCTCGACGGCCCCCTGCGCCGGCTGCCGGCCCAGCGCCGTGCCGACGTCGTCGAGTCCACCCTCGCCATGGTGGTCTCCGGGACCCGCGCGCCATGA
- a CDS encoding sugar phosphate nucleotidyltransferase, which yields MIGLVLAAGAGRRLRPYTDTLPKALVPVDREGDGSLTVLDLTLKNFAEVGLTEVAIVVGYRKEAVYARKEALEAKYGVSITLIDNDKAEEWNNAYSLWCAREVLKKGVILANGDTVHPVSVEKTLLAARGQGQKIILALDTVKNLADEEMKVVTAEGKGVQKITKLMDPADATGEYIGVTLIEAEAAEELADALQTTFERDPDLYYEDGYQELVNRGFTVDVAPIGDVKWVEIDNHDDLAKGRDIACQY from the coding sequence ATGATTGGCCTCGTACTGGCAGCCGGTGCCGGACGGCGTCTGCGCCCCTACACCGACACGCTTCCGAAGGCCCTCGTGCCCGTGGACCGCGAGGGCGACGGTTCCCTGACCGTCCTCGACCTCACGCTGAAGAACTTCGCCGAGGTCGGCCTCACCGAGGTCGCGATCGTCGTCGGCTACCGCAAGGAGGCCGTGTACGCGCGCAAGGAGGCCCTGGAGGCGAAGTACGGCGTCTCGATCACGCTGATCGACAACGACAAGGCCGAGGAGTGGAACAACGCCTACTCCCTGTGGTGCGCCCGTGAGGTCCTGAAGAAGGGCGTCATCCTCGCCAACGGCGACACCGTGCACCCGGTCTCCGTCGAGAAGACCCTGCTCGCCGCCCGCGGCCAGGGCCAGAAGATCATCCTCGCCCTCGACACGGTGAAGAACCTCGCCGACGAGGAGATGAAGGTCGTCACCGCCGAGGGCAAGGGCGTCCAGAAGATCACCAAGCTGATGGACCCGGCCGACGCGACCGGCGAGTACATCGGTGTCACCCTCATCGAGGCCGAGGCCGCCGAGGAGCTGGCCGACGCCCTGCAGACCACCTTCGAGCGCGACCCCGACCTCTACTACGAGGACGGCTACCAGGAGCTCGTCAACCGCGGCTTCACCGTCGACGTGGCGCCGATCGGCGACGTGAAGTGGGTGGAGATCGACAACCACGACGACCTGGCGAAGGGCCGTGACATCGCGTGCCAGTACTGA